The window CTAATATAGAAAATTTATTAATCAAAGCAAAAAAATTACTATGAGCATTTAAATCTCAGAATGTTAAATCTCAGAGAAACTCAGAATtattcatttttccatgtctgagtGAGGAATGAGGTATTGTacttaaaataaaatgacaaaatctAATCATTATTTTActgttatcttaaaataattatgagTTACAATTAAAATAATGCCCACAAACCTTTTGCTATGCAAGAGAATTAATTCTTTAACATGAATCCCTGAAATTGTTTTGATCAAATCGTGGAAGACATTTTATCTAATGCTGATTGGATTTACTGAGTCAGGTTGACTGGTGTTACAGAATGTCAGTattgaggaaggagaaaagactACAGGAATGTCGAATATTCCTTGGTTGTCTGGGAGAGGTGGGAAAATAGTGGCAAAAAAGGTATTGTCAGGAAAAGTTTGAAACTGAGAggttagaaggaaatggcaacccactccggtactcttgcctggaaaatcccatggatggaggagcctggtgggctgctgtctatgggatcgcacagagtcggacccaactgaagcaatttagcagcagcagcagagaggttaTGATTATGCCAAGACTGATAAGCTGCATAGAGAGACCTTTGGCCAAGatatggggcggggggtgggtatGATGAGGTGTGGGTTTGAATATCAGTGTTAATTGTTTACCAGCTGTGTCATCTGGagaaagttatttaatctctctaaaTCAAAGtttcaaatgaaataatttagcAAAACACTCAAACAGTTGACTAGCATCCAAAAGTGTTAGATGTAGTGATGATGATACTATGGTTATGATGGTGATTATGGCATTAATTGAGTAAAggaatatttaaataactttggAAGCAATAAGTACACAGTGGCAGCATAATAAGAGAGAAAACGGACAAATCTGGTTGAGAAAGAGTACTTGCTACTTCTTGGTGACTTTCAAATTCACCTCCATTTGTCATGTGTACTACAGGCTTAAATTAGTATTAGTTTGGATAATATATTCTTTATAGAAGAGGATAAATCAATGAACAACCCTCTTAAACTCATTGCTGAAAGTTCTAATTTATCTTATGTTCCAGTCAAGATGGATACATGTTTATCAGAGGACCAAGGACaagcaaaaaccaaaaccaaaaacaaaaacaaactatcCCTAAAGGAATAAAACCTGAACTCAAAACCAGCAAGCAGACATGAGAGGCATAAGAGATgtgaaagggagaaagggaagatggAAAAAATTCAGACATGTTGAGAAGCAGTTGTTCTCCATTCATGTGTCGTATGAATTTTAGAGGGTTTCTCCCCTATATTTCTATTCCACATTCAACCTGAGAAATCATGACATTTACATTCAAAGTGTTTTCACCTCAGAGTTTTCTGGATGGCAGCCTGTACCTCCTTATTTCTCAAGCTGTAGATCAGAGGGTTCAGCATAGGGATCACTGTGGTGTAGAACATGGAGGCCGCATTCTCCTGGGCCAGGGAACTGGCTGTGGAGGGTTTCAAGTACATGAAGGAAGAAGATCCATAAAATAATCCCACAGCTGCAAGATGGGAGCTGCAGGTGCTGAAGGCTTTGGATCGTCCCTCTGTGGAGGTGATTTGGAGAATGCTGGAGATGATGAAGGCATAGGAAACAAGGACTGTTAAGCTGGTGACTACAATGTTGAATCCAGCCAAAAAGAAAGTTATCATCTCAATGTCATAGGTGCTAGAGCAAGAGAGCGTCATGAGGGTGAGGATTTCACAGAAGTAATGACTGATGAGAAAATCACAATAGGACAGCTTCAACATGAGACCAGTCTCTATAGTTGAGCCAATGAGCCCCATGGCATAGACCCCAGACACCAGCAGGGAGCAGACTCGATGAGACATGATGATGTTGTAAAGCAAAGGTCTGCAGATGGCAACACagtggtcataggccatcactgtGAGCATGTAACACTCAGCAATGACAAACACCAGGAAGAAGTAGAGCCGGGCCATGCACCCTGCGTAGGAGATGGTGGTCTTCCCTGACACAAAGTTCACCAGCATCTTAGGGGTAATGACAGAGGAGTAGCAGAGATCCACAAAGGAGAGGTTGCTGAGGAaatagtacatgggggtg is drawn from Bubalus kerabau isolate K-KA32 ecotype Philippines breed swamp buffalo chromosome 5, PCC_UOA_SB_1v2, whole genome shotgun sequence and contains these coding sequences:
- the LOC129653707 gene encoding olfactory receptor 151-like, producing the protein MAAENQSTVTEFILGGLTNRPELQLPLFFLFLGIYLVTMVGNLGMITLICLNAQLHTPMYYFLSNLSFVDLCYSSVITPKMLVNFVSGKTTISYAGCMARLYFFLVFVIAECYMLTVMAYDHCVAICRPLLYNIIMSHRVCSLLVSGVYAMGLIGSTIETGLMLKLSYCDFLISHYFCEILTLMTLSCSSTYDIEMITFFLAGFNIVVTSLTVLVSYAFIISSILQITSTEGRSKAFSTCSSHLAAVGLFYGSSSFMYLKPSTASSLAQENAASMFYTTVIPMLNPLIYSLRNKEVQAAIQKTLR